One part of the Sphingobacterium sp. LZ7M1 genome encodes these proteins:
- a CDS encoding 1-aminocyclopropane-1-carboxylate deaminase/D-cysteine desulfhydrase, with amino-acid sequence MHLPFQIFSPEEEISDPRFQEKDISLFIKRDDKIHPFISGNKWRKLKYQLEYAKSKDINNLVTFGGAWSNHLLACAAAAATFGFQATAYVRGEEIRNPVLDMCKIFGLKLNFVDRESYRHKTELYSKKHDPLNSLFIDEGGKSERGLLGCAELITELKQEYDHIFVASGTGTTVAGLQLGIEKEKLKSQVHTVPVLKGADGLLADFSQWNVPTEKIIMHPDYHFSGYAKTKPELIAFIKNFVSSTGIMVEPTYTGKLMYAVYDLIEKDYFKPKSKILVIHTGGITGLLGYLDLFNM; translated from the coding sequence TGCCATTTCAAATTTTCAGCCCCGAAGAAGAAATATCGGACCCTCGATTCCAAGAAAAAGATATCAGTCTTTTTATCAAACGTGATGATAAGATCCATCCCTTTATTTCGGGGAACAAATGGCGTAAATTAAAATATCAACTGGAATATGCTAAATCAAAAGACATCAACAATTTAGTGACTTTTGGAGGCGCTTGGTCAAACCATCTGTTGGCCTGTGCTGCTGCAGCAGCAACTTTCGGATTCCAGGCAACCGCCTATGTCCGTGGCGAGGAAATACGAAATCCCGTTTTGGATATGTGCAAAATATTCGGCCTCAAACTCAACTTCGTAGATAGAGAATCTTATAGACACAAAACCGAGCTTTACTCAAAAAAGCACGACCCCCTTAACAGTCTATTTATTGATGAAGGTGGAAAATCCGAGCGCGGACTATTGGGGTGTGCTGAACTAATAACTGAACTCAAACAAGAATACGACCATATCTTTGTAGCTTCAGGAACAGGGACTACGGTCGCTGGACTTCAACTAGGGATTGAAAAAGAAAAACTCAAATCCCAGGTCCATACAGTGCCTGTTTTAAAAGGAGCCGATGGCTTGTTGGCAGATTTCTCCCAATGGAATGTACCGACCGAAAAGATAATTATGCACCCTGATTATCATTTCTCTGGATATGCCAAGACCAAACCAGAATTGATCGCCTTTATCAAGAATTTTGTCAGCTCCACTGGAATCATGGTCGAACCTACCTATACGGGAAAGCTTATGTACGCGGTTTATGATCTCATTGAAAAAGATTATTTCAAACCGAAAAGCAAAATATTGGTTATTCATACAGGTGGGATAACGGGTCTGTTGGGATACCTTGATCTTTTTAACATGTAA